One segment of Micromonospora sp. M71_S20 DNA contains the following:
- a CDS encoding glycosyltransferase family 2 protein, producing MPDVTVVVPVYNTMPYLTGCLDSLLGQSIGTDRMQIVAVDDGSTDGSGRQLDRYARRYPGTVTVVHQPNSGGPAAPCNRALDLATGRYVFFVGADDRLGPEALERLVAAADRYGSDVVLGRVVGVNSRYVHQEVFARTAVDVGLADSALPLSLANTKLFRRELVERHRLRYPEDMPIGSDQPFTLEACHRAARVTTLADYDYYYAVRRLNARNITYLSRAEERLDCARRLVEFAVGLIPPGDERDAVLRRYFRFEVAALLDDDFLRLDGPTRELLHAAVRELAGRHLTASVRDRLPVETRLRIGVAEHGTPDDLVDVIRQDAERGVPSTVFEGGRRYAAYPGFRGSHGRLPDGVFDVTDAVDWLARFEVTDIGWDRDADAGPALVLDLRTPLPDLDRLCPGPPRLTAGELAGVVRPATATGNTMLRARISVTEVLGASAVTGQRRPVHLTLPAPDGRPGTAPLRAPRRVRFPRPVIRRRGRRWYAVSPVTDGSGRLMISVVPLTPRRVLARLVTRRPS from the coding sequence CTGCCCGACGTGACCGTCGTCGTACCCGTGTACAACACGATGCCGTACCTCACCGGGTGCCTGGACTCGCTGCTCGGACAGAGCATCGGCACAGACCGGATGCAGATCGTGGCGGTGGACGACGGGTCGACCGACGGCAGCGGCCGGCAGCTTGATCGCTACGCCCGCCGGTATCCGGGCACCGTGACCGTCGTGCACCAGCCCAACTCCGGCGGCCCGGCGGCGCCCTGCAACCGGGCCCTCGACCTGGCCACCGGGCGGTACGTCTTCTTCGTCGGCGCGGACGACCGCCTCGGTCCCGAGGCTCTGGAACGGCTGGTGGCCGCCGCCGACCGGTACGGCTCCGACGTCGTCCTCGGCCGGGTGGTCGGGGTGAACAGCCGCTACGTCCACCAGGAGGTCTTCGCCCGTACGGCGGTGGACGTCGGGCTGGCCGACTCGGCCCTGCCGCTGTCGTTGGCCAACACCAAGCTGTTCCGGCGGGAACTGGTCGAGCGGCACCGGCTGCGGTACCCGGAGGACATGCCTATCGGCAGCGACCAGCCGTTCACCCTGGAGGCGTGCCACCGGGCGGCCCGGGTCACGACCCTCGCCGACTACGACTACTACTACGCCGTGCGGCGGCTGAACGCCCGGAACATCACCTACCTAAGCCGGGCGGAAGAGCGGCTCGACTGCGCGCGGCGGCTCGTGGAGTTCGCCGTCGGCCTGATCCCACCGGGCGACGAGCGGGACGCGGTGCTGCGGCGCTACTTCCGCTTCGAGGTGGCGGCCCTGCTCGACGACGACTTCCTGCGGCTGGACGGGCCGACCCGCGAGCTGCTGCACGCCGCCGTACGGGAGCTGGCCGGGCGGCACCTGACCGCCTCCGTACGGGACCGGCTGCCGGTGGAGACCCGACTGCGGATCGGGGTCGCCGAGCACGGCACGCCCGACGACTTGGTCGACGTGATCCGGCAGGACGCGGAACGAGGCGTGCCGTCGACGGTCTTCGAGGGCGGCCGGCGGTACGCGGCGTATCCGGGCTTCCGGGGGTCGCACGGCCGGCTGCCCGACGGCGTCTTCGACGTCACCGACGCCGTGGACTGGCTGGCCCGGTTCGAGGTCACCGACATCGGCTGGGACCGCGACGCCGACGCGGGGCCGGCCCTCGTCCTGGACCTGCGCACGCCCCTGCCCGACCTCGACCGGCTCTGCCCGGGACCACCGCGACTCACCGCCGGCGAACTGGCCGGCGTCGTACGGCCCGCCACGGCCACCGGCAACACCATGCTGCGGGCCCGGATCAGCGTGACCGAGGTGCTGGGCGCCAGCGCGGTGACCGGGCAGCGCCGCCCCGTACACCTGACGCTGCCCGCGCCCGACGGCCGGCCCGGGACCGCGCCGCTGCGCGCACCCCGCCGGGTCCGGTTTCCCCGACCGGTGATCCGGCGGCGGGGGCGGCGCTGGTACGCCGTCTCGCCGGTGACCGACGGCAGCGGCCGGTTGATGATCTCCGTGGTGCCACTGACCCCGCGGCGGGTGCTCGCCCGGCTGGTCACCCGCCGCCCTTCCTGA
- the galE gene encoding UDP-glucose 4-epimerase GalE produces the protein MKYLITGGAGFIGSTVGSALLDRGITPVILDDLSTGRASFAAGRPFYRGDIADGDLVDRIFAEHPEIRATVHCAGMIVVPESTRDPLRYYRENLAKSVELVRHLVRNGCRRVLFSSTAAVYRPGTDFAVDESSPVDPISPYARSKAMVEAVLADCARAGELRAVALRYFNPIGADPLLRTGLQLLHPTHALGRMIEAATTSTEFHITGTDWPTRDGSAVRDYVHVWDLAQAHVAALTRFDEVTAAGPHGYAALNIGTGVGTTVRELLAAFAAVTGHPLPYREAARRPGDVPGVYNRSRRYQDLLRWSPRFGIEDGIRHALEWRALDNRRHLAVAPLALR, from the coding sequence ATGAAGTATCTGATCACCGGTGGTGCCGGCTTCATCGGCAGCACGGTTGGCTCCGCGCTGCTGGACCGGGGCATCACGCCGGTGATCCTTGACGACCTGTCGACCGGCCGGGCGTCCTTCGCGGCCGGTCGCCCCTTCTATCGCGGTGACATCGCCGACGGCGACTTGGTCGACCGGATCTTCGCCGAGCACCCCGAGATCCGGGCCACCGTGCACTGCGCCGGGATGATCGTGGTACCCGAGTCGACCCGCGACCCGCTGCGCTACTACCGGGAGAATCTCGCCAAGTCCGTCGAGCTGGTCCGCCACCTGGTTCGCAACGGGTGCCGTCGGGTGCTGTTCAGCTCCACCGCCGCCGTCTACCGGCCGGGTACGGACTTCGCGGTCGACGAGTCCTCCCCCGTCGACCCGATCAGCCCGTACGCCCGCAGCAAGGCCATGGTCGAGGCGGTGCTGGCCGACTGCGCGCGGGCCGGGGAGCTGCGGGCGGTGGCGCTGCGCTACTTCAACCCCATCGGGGCCGATCCCCTGCTGCGCACCGGGTTGCAACTGCTCCACCCGACGCACGCCCTGGGTCGCATGATCGAGGCCGCCACGACCAGCACGGAGTTCCACATCACCGGCACGGACTGGCCCACCCGCGACGGCAGCGCCGTCCGGGACTACGTCCACGTGTGGGATCTCGCCCAGGCCCACGTGGCCGCCCTGACCCGCTTCGACGAGGTGACGGCCGCCGGCCCGCACGGGTACGCCGCGCTCAACATCGGTACCGGGGTGGGCACCACGGTCCGGGAACTGCTGGCCGCGTTCGCCGCGGTGACCGGCCATCCCCTGCCGTACCGGGAGGCCGCCCGGCGGCCGGGCGATGTCCCGGGGGTCTACAACCGCAGCCGCCGCTACCAGGACCTGCTGCGATGGTCGCCGCGCTTCGGCATCGAGGACGGTATCCGACACGCGCTGGAGTGGCGGGCACTCGACAACCGCCGGCACCTGGCCGTGGCCCCGCTCGCCCTGCGGTAG
- a CDS encoding glycosyltransferase family 2 protein, with protein sequence MDGADTPADRPTLSVVVPVHGVEAYLATCLDSILAQPGAEDVEVVAVDDASPDGSGRLLDQYATRDPRVRVVRLAKNAGLGGARNAGAAQATGDYLWFVDGDDWLPPGAVAAVRERLADTRPDVLIVDHAEVFPDGRVVARPSGLALGGRRAPLRLADRPELLMLAQSACTKLVRRTFLTELGLSFRPGWYEDCAYSHPLLIAASSIDVLERDCYHYRQRPRDRITATLSSRHFEVFDQYASVFGWLATAGGDAPDRFRPDLFRVMLDHYLVIVGNDLRLPPEDRRAFFRRMAADYRRWLPAAGYPRPGGIAGLKHRMVRHDAYVVWAALRAAHRAAGRLRRSLRPRPAQPARTSSNAPVGADG encoded by the coding sequence GTGGACGGTGCCGATACCCCAGCCGACCGCCCGACGTTGTCCGTCGTCGTTCCGGTGCACGGCGTCGAGGCGTACCTCGCGACCTGCCTCGACTCGATCCTCGCCCAACCCGGCGCCGAGGACGTGGAGGTCGTCGCGGTGGACGACGCCTCGCCGGACGGCAGTGGGAGGCTGCTCGACCAGTACGCCACGCGCGACCCCCGGGTGCGGGTGGTCCGCCTGGCCAAGAACGCCGGCCTGGGCGGCGCCCGCAACGCTGGCGCGGCCCAGGCCACCGGCGACTACCTCTGGTTCGTCGACGGTGACGACTGGCTGCCGCCCGGCGCGGTCGCGGCGGTGCGGGAGCGACTCGCGGACACCCGCCCGGACGTGCTGATCGTCGACCACGCCGAGGTGTTCCCCGACGGCCGGGTGGTGGCCCGGCCGTCCGGGCTGGCCCTCGGGGGGCGACGCGCCCCGCTGCGCCTGGCCGACCGGCCCGAGCTGCTCATGCTCGCCCAGTCCGCGTGCACCAAGCTCGTCCGCCGTACGTTCCTGACCGAGCTGGGACTCTCCTTCCGGCCCGGCTGGTACGAGGACTGCGCCTACAGTCATCCCCTGCTGATCGCCGCCAGCAGTATCGACGTGCTGGAGCGGGACTGCTACCACTACCGGCAGCGCCCCCGCGACCGGATCACCGCCACCCTGAGTTCGCGGCACTTCGAGGTCTTCGACCAGTACGCCTCGGTGTTCGGCTGGCTGGCGACCGCCGGCGGCGACGCCCCGGACCGGTTCCGGCCCGACCTGTTCCGCGTCATGCTCGACCACTACCTGGTGATCGTCGGCAACGACCTCCGGCTACCGCCGGAGGACCGCCGGGCGTTCTTCCGCCGCATGGCGGCGGACTACCGGCGGTGGCTGCCCGCCGCCGGCTACCCCCGACCCGGCGGGATCGCCGGGCTCAAGCACCGGATGGTGCGCCACGACGCGTACGTAGTCTGGGCGGCCCTGCGGGCAGCGCACAGGGCGGCGGGCCGGCTGCGCCGGTCGCTGCGGCCACGGCCGGCGCAACCCGCTCGGACCAGCTCGAACGCGCCCGTCGGCGCGGATGGGTGA
- a CDS encoding RICIN domain-containing protein encodes MPEPDFTRRRHTGAANQRWTATAARDLVSASADKCLDVLDNSSANATPTQIWTCTGGANQKWTVPA; translated from the coding sequence GTGCCAGAGCCCGATTTCACGCGTCGCCGACACACCGGCGCGGCGAACCAGCGGTGGACCGCGACAGCGGCCCGCGACCTGGTCAGCGCCAGCGCGGACAAGTGCCTGGACGTGCTGGACAACAGCTCGGCCAACGCGACACCGACCCAGATCTGGACGTGCACCGGTGGCGCGAACCAGAAGTGGACGGTGCCCGCCTGA
- a CDS encoding ISL3 family transposase, producing the protein MEIISALLPHLVGLRLDAVVVRGVGVRIDAATRTVRASCGACGTWSTAVHGRYVRRLADVRLGGHEVLVALTVRRFACSNVGCQRRTFVEQVPGLTRRHARHTVLAAGDLEAVAVALGGRSGSRLAQRLAVSVSRMTLIRMIRRMPDSPLVTPTVLGVDDFARRRGHRYATVLLDMHTRRSIDVLPDRTADALAAWLREHPGVQIICRDRGGSYADGARKGAPDAVQVADRWHLLKNLSDAVEKVVRGHRRCLREDTVSIPALAAPTTAEAVRTGRRAENTRQRHAAVHALRAEGLSISATARRLDMNVRTARKYAHAATAEALIGPNASSRPSVLAPFHLYLRQRLTDGVHETADLHAEILARGYQGNLRVLRDWLAVNRTRPTTVAVRVPSARRITAWIMRPGHKLTDDDRTDLADARGRCPDLDTVADLARGFAALVRHQGTGQHLDVWINRARHAGYPEIRGFAAGLASDRDAVLAGLTLSWSSGPVEGQVNRIKTIKRQMYGRANLDLLRKRVLATP; encoded by the coding sequence ATGGAGATCATTTCGGCGTTGCTTCCGCATCTGGTGGGCCTGCGGTTGGACGCGGTGGTGGTCCGGGGCGTCGGGGTCAGGATCGATGCGGCGACGCGGACGGTGCGGGCGTCGTGCGGTGCTTGTGGCACCTGGTCGACCGCGGTGCATGGCCGCTATGTGCGGCGGCTGGCCGATGTCAGGTTGGGTGGCCATGAGGTGCTGGTCGCGTTGACGGTCCGCCGATTCGCCTGCTCGAACGTCGGGTGTCAGCGGCGGACGTTCGTCGAGCAGGTTCCCGGGCTGACCCGTCGGCATGCCCGTCACACGGTCCTGGCGGCGGGTGATCTGGAAGCGGTCGCGGTGGCGTTGGGCGGTCGATCGGGCAGCCGGTTGGCGCAGCGGTTGGCGGTGTCGGTGTCTCGGATGACGTTGATCCGGATGATCCGGAGGATGCCTGACTCGCCGCTGGTGACGCCGACGGTGCTGGGCGTGGACGACTTCGCCCGCCGTCGCGGGCACCGATACGCCACCGTCCTACTCGACATGCACACCCGCCGGTCGATCGATGTCCTGCCCGACCGCACCGCCGACGCTCTCGCCGCATGGCTGCGCGAGCACCCCGGGGTCCAGATCATCTGTCGGGATCGTGGTGGTAGCTATGCCGACGGCGCCCGCAAGGGAGCACCTGACGCGGTTCAGGTCGCCGACCGGTGGCACCTGCTGAAGAACCTCAGCGACGCGGTCGAGAAGGTCGTTCGTGGGCACCGTCGGTGCCTGCGCGAGGACACCGTTTCGATACCTGCCCTGGCCGCGCCGACCACGGCCGAGGCGGTCAGGACGGGACGCCGCGCGGAGAACACCCGCCAACGCCACGCCGCCGTGCACGCCCTGCGGGCCGAAGGACTGTCGATCAGCGCGACCGCCCGCCGGCTCGACATGAACGTCAGAACCGCCCGCAAGTACGCCCACGCCGCCACCGCCGAAGCGTTGATCGGCCCGAACGCCAGCAGCCGACCCAGCGTCCTCGCCCCGTTCCACCTCTACCTGCGGCAACGACTTACCGACGGTGTCCACGAGACAGCCGACCTGCACGCCGAGATCCTGGCCCGGGGCTATCAGGGGAATTTGCGCGTGCTGCGGGATTGGCTTGCCGTGAACCGCACCCGGCCCACCACCGTGGCCGTCCGAGTGCCGTCAGCCCGGCGGATCACCGCCTGGATCATGCGACCCGGACACAAACTGACGGACGACGATCGCACCGATCTCGCCGACGCCCGCGGCCGGTGCCCGGACCTCGACACTGTCGCCGACCTCGCCCGCGGGTTCGCCGCACTGGTCCGCCACCAGGGCACCGGCCAGCACCTCGACGTCTGGATCAACCGTGCCCGGCACGCCGGATACCCCGAAATCCGCGGCTTCGCCGCCGGCCTGGCCAGCGACCGCGACGCCGTCCTCGCCGGCCTCACCCTGTCCTGGAGCTCAGGCCCGGTCGAAGGCCAGGTCAACCGCATCAAGACGATCAAGCGGCAGATGTATGGCCGGGCGAACCTCGACCTCCTCCGCAAACGAGTCCTCGCTACACCATGA
- a CDS encoding TIGR02391 family protein, translating into MDLHPRIAATVRTQFLLGEYELAAFATLREVEIRVRELAGASDSDIGVKLMRQAFGNQGPLADLK; encoded by the coding sequence GTGGACCTGCATCCGCGGATCGCGGCCACGGTGCGAACCCAGTTCCTGCTCGGCGAGTACGAATTGGCGGCCTTCGCGACCCTGCGCGAGGTGGAGATCCGCGTGCGGGAACTTGCCGGCGCCAGTGACTCCGACATCGGCGTCAAGCTGATGCGGCAGGCATTCGGCAATCAAGGGCCGCTGGCTGACCTGAAGTGA
- a CDS encoding DUF6461 domain-containing protein encodes MLSDVLAYYKDLETTGLPVAMCWTVTQPLGAALALEDVASRLGGDPDDLEVLDLSEAYEIGPNDGWVLHLDQVGPAVTIFENNGFQCTRPEVLRALSIDAKVHSAWWDVDAMTRFSFATQGELITAMEAGWPCAGVRPNALDAELADLYDAMRTPGLWVAGMLAAVERRTGIRLDCDWFDRPHEAIVIART; translated from the coding sequence GTGCTTTCCGACGTGCTTGCCTATTACAAAGACCTTGAGACCACTGGACTGCCGGTGGCGATGTGCTGGACGGTGACACAGCCGCTCGGCGCTGCCCTGGCTCTCGAGGACGTCGCGTCCCGTCTTGGTGGCGACCCCGACGATCTCGAAGTGCTTGACCTGTCCGAAGCCTACGAGATCGGCCCGAACGACGGATGGGTCCTGCATCTCGATCAGGTAGGCCCTGCTGTCACCATATTTGAAAACAACGGCTTCCAGTGCACCCGCCCGGAGGTGCTGCGGGCGCTCAGCATCGACGCGAAGGTTCACAGTGCCTGGTGGGATGTCGACGCGATGACACGGTTCAGCTTTGCCACACAGGGCGAGCTCATCACCGCGATGGAAGCTGGATGGCCATGCGCAGGAGTCAGACCTAACGCGCTCGACGCCGAGCTTGCTGATCTCTACGACGCCATGCGGACTCCCGGTCTGTGGGTGGCAGGAATGCTCGCTGCCGTCGAGCGCCGTACCGGTATCCGTCTTGATTGCGACTGGTTCGATCGCCCACACGAAGCCATCGTGATTGCTCGCACGTGA
- a CDS encoding FAD-dependent oxidoreductase: MKTTVCVVGGGPAGLVLGLLLARQGVEVTVLEKHADFLRDFRGDTAHSSTLNMLDEIGLGDRMAALPGRKAGALRATFDDGTYTVADFTRLPAPHNYLYFVPQWDFLEMLATEAAKFPAFTLLRSTTATGLLRDTSGAVTGVRAVGPEGELEIEASLTVACDGRDSVVRRELDLQPVDYGAPMDVLWFRISRRAGDGDGLAMRIGAGGLMLAIDRGDYYQCAYVIAKGGYDEIRAAGLEALREQVTRRHPVLADRVGELATWDDVKLLTVKVNRLKRWHAPGALLIGDAAHAMSPIGGVGINLAVQDAAATARMLGPNLAAGQPVTEADLAAVQKRRHLPTVVTQNIQRAAQRRVVDPLLHATGRIEAPAPIRLLQRFPALQALPARLVGIGVRPEHLR; encoded by the coding sequence ATGAAGACCACTGTCTGCGTTGTCGGCGGCGGGCCCGCAGGGCTCGTCCTGGGGCTGCTGCTCGCCCGGCAGGGAGTGGAGGTCACCGTGCTGGAAAAGCATGCCGACTTCCTCCGGGACTTCCGCGGCGACACGGCGCATTCCTCCACACTGAACATGCTCGACGAGATCGGGCTCGGCGATCGGATGGCGGCGCTACCCGGGCGCAAGGCCGGCGCGTTGCGCGCCACCTTCGACGACGGCACCTACACCGTCGCGGACTTCACGCGCCTGCCGGCGCCACACAACTACCTGTACTTCGTTCCCCAGTGGGACTTCCTGGAAATGCTCGCGACCGAGGCAGCGAAGTTCCCCGCCTTCACGCTGCTTCGCTCCACCACCGCGACGGGCCTGCTCCGCGACACGTCCGGCGCTGTCACCGGCGTGCGCGCCGTAGGCCCGGAGGGCGAACTGGAGATCGAGGCATCGCTCACCGTCGCCTGCGACGGCCGCGATTCGGTGGTACGCCGCGAGCTTGACCTGCAGCCGGTCGACTACGGCGCTCCCATGGACGTGCTGTGGTTCCGGATCTCGCGTCGCGCAGGCGACGGCGACGGCCTGGCGATGCGGATCGGCGCCGGCGGGCTGATGCTCGCCATCGACCGCGGCGACTACTACCAGTGCGCATACGTCATCGCCAAGGGCGGCTACGACGAGATCCGCGCGGCCGGGCTGGAGGCGCTGCGGGAGCAGGTGACGCGCCGGCACCCGGTCCTCGCCGACCGGGTCGGTGAGCTCGCCACCTGGGACGACGTCAAACTGCTGACGGTGAAGGTCAACCGACTAAAGCGGTGGCACGCGCCCGGCGCACTGCTCATCGGCGACGCCGCACACGCCATGTCCCCGATCGGCGGCGTCGGCATCAACCTAGCAGTGCAGGACGCCGCGGCCACCGCCCGGATGCTAGGCCCGAACCTCGCCGCCGGGCAGCCGGTCACCGAAGCGGACCTCGCCGCAGTGCAGAAGCGCCGGCACTTGCCGACGGTGGTGACGCAGAACATCCAACGCGCCGCGCAGCGGCGCGTTGTCGACCCGCTACTGCACGCCACCGGCCGCATCGAAGCCCCGGCACCGATCCGCCTGCTGCAGCGGTTCCCGGCGCTACAAGCCCTCCCCGCCAGGCTCGTCGGCATCGGCGTACGCCCCGAACACCTGCGCTGA
- a CDS encoding NUDIX domain-containing protein, whose amino-acid sequence MSFRLAAYAVCIEEGRVLLARYVAPTGDTNWTLSGGKVEHAEDPFDAVVREVAEETGCVSVVERLLRRSGLAGDSCRRGADGDRASERRHLLPGPDY is encoded by the coding sequence ATGAGTTTCCGGCTGGCGGCGTATGCCGTGTGCATCGAGGAGGGGCGTGTGCTGCTCGCCCGTTATGTTGCGCCGACGGGGGACACGAACTGGACCCTTTCGGGTGGCAAGGTTGAGCATGCGGAGGATCCGTTCGATGCTGTGGTGCGGGAGGTCGCCGAGGAGACGGGCTGCGTTTCGGTGGTCGAACGCCTGCTACGTAGGAGTGGACTCGCGGGTGATTCCTGCCGCCGAGGCGCGGATGGGGATCGAGCATCAGAACGTCGGCATCTTTTACCAGGTCCGGATTACTGA
- a CDS encoding transposase family protein — MLYYPSTISLSSRTLNHLADCIRSRRKQQRSRWRRLDPGRQALLVLAHLRNGDTYTRLAAGFAVGVATAWRYVQEAIALLAAVADDLAAAMQRIRRLAYAILDGTLIPIDRVADQKPYYSGKHQRHGVNVQVIADAAGRLVWASPSLPGAVHDLIAARAHGIIGALTSANVTTFADKGYQGARGSVRTPFKRHRYRPKLSRRQKAVNHTHAKIRARGERAISTLKTWKVLAKLRCCPRRATTIVQAILVLHHVEANRYAR, encoded by the coding sequence GTGCTGTATTACCCGTCCACAATCTCGTTGTCCAGCCGGACCTTGAACCACCTCGCCGACTGCATCCGCAGTCGTCGTAAGCAGCAGCGATCCCGCTGGCGGCGCCTCGATCCGGGCCGGCAGGCACTGCTCGTCCTCGCCCATCTACGCAACGGCGACACCTACACCCGTCTGGCCGCCGGGTTCGCCGTCGGTGTGGCCACCGCCTGGCGCTACGTACAGGAAGCGATCGCGCTACTCGCAGCCGTCGCCGACGATCTGGCCGCGGCGATGCAGCGAATCCGCCGGCTGGCGTACGCGATCCTGGACGGCACCCTGATCCCGATCGACCGCGTCGCCGACCAGAAGCCCTACTACTCGGGAAAGCATCAGCGGCACGGGGTGAACGTGCAGGTCATCGCCGACGCGGCCGGCCGGCTCGTCTGGGCCTCGCCTTCGCTGCCAGGCGCGGTCCACGACCTGATCGCAGCCCGCGCCCACGGCATCATCGGAGCGCTGACCAGCGCGAACGTGACGACGTTCGCGGATAAGGGCTACCAAGGTGCCCGTGGCAGCGTGCGCACCCCGTTCAAACGGCACCGCTACCGGCCGAAGCTGTCACGCCGACAGAAGGCCGTGAACCACACGCACGCCAAGATCCGCGCCCGTGGCGAACGAGCCATCTCTACCCTCAAGACCTGGAAGGTCCTGGCCAAGCTGCGCTGCTGCCCACGCCGAGCCACCACGATTGTGCAGGCCATCCTCGTCCTGCACCACGTCGAAGCCAATCGCTACGCACGATGA